A window from Pseudomonadota bacterium encodes these proteins:
- a CDS encoding FAD-dependent oxidoreductase, with protein sequence MKRVTTKAAYDYSKCTGCHTCTYVCPFFVVTNPVDRPLEKDQTPPCSNECLAFNDVEGFIDLAGEGKFFEAWKLIKQNNPFPSITGRVCYAHCEAGCNRGGFDEPIAISTIERFLGDMAYQRGWKLPIPETHKEERVAIIGSGPAGLSCAYHLSLLGYRPVVFDERQAAGGMLRVGIPEYRLPIAILDREIQDIEEMGIEIQLGRKMGRDFSFEDLQKKYDALFVAIGSPQSRPLNVPGENLPQVLHGLAFLEEVKCGRAPAIGPRVAVIGGGNTAIDAARSALRLGAEVTLIYRRSREEMPANSEEVIAAEQEGVRINFLQTPVGFAPRNGGVVMRGVRMQLGEQDETGRRRPSQVPGSDFDMEFDHVILAIGEGPDAAVVPKEISDSDGKVKADNRGLTGIKKVFSGGDVVTGPAFVSKAIGMGKRAAQSVEDHLQKGYPRTDRNIKVILLKDMNIDYFDRQSRAPVPHLSWSDARKSFTEVKGGLSEQLVLTEASRCLHCAVPPVYDEKRCLGCSNCEQRCPHQAITMVRRDEPFVVGVDMATVDAGRVRELCRKARFNPEQIVCYCTETRAEEIAAAILKGADSPAAIGAMTGAGSGCSVECIQPMLRFLEAAGIAVIPPKGTQWYGRTTTAWEISKKITEKPSYQKFHFKDDLNLLNRVVEKEERRKP encoded by the coding sequence ATGAAAAGAGTAACCACCAAAGCGGCGTATGACTACAGTAAGTGCACAGGATGCCACACCTGTACCTATGTGTGCCCTTTCTTCGTCGTAACTAATCCCGTTGACCGTCCGTTGGAAAAGGACCAGACTCCTCCCTGTAGCAACGAGTGCCTCGCCTTTAATGATGTTGAAGGTTTTATCGATCTTGCCGGAGAGGGAAAATTCTTCGAAGCTTGGAAACTCATTAAACAGAATAATCCTTTCCCATCCATAACCGGTAGGGTCTGTTATGCCCATTGTGAAGCAGGCTGTAATCGGGGGGGCTTCGATGAGCCGATCGCCATCAGTACTATCGAACGTTTCCTGGGTGACATGGCGTACCAACGTGGCTGGAAATTGCCTATTCCGGAGACGCACAAAGAGGAACGGGTCGCTATCATCGGATCAGGGCCTGCGGGCCTGTCGTGTGCCTATCACTTGTCCCTCTTGGGATACCGACCTGTGGTTTTTGATGAAAGGCAAGCCGCCGGCGGAATGCTTCGGGTGGGCATACCCGAATATCGCTTACCCATAGCGATCCTTGATCGGGAGATCCAGGACATTGAGGAAATGGGGATTGAGATTCAGCTCGGACGAAAAATGGGTAGAGACTTTTCTTTTGAGGACCTCCAAAAGAAGTATGACGCCCTGTTTGTAGCAATTGGAAGCCCGCAAAGCAGACCCCTGAATGTTCCCGGAGAAAATCTGCCGCAAGTTCTTCACGGACTGGCGTTTCTGGAGGAAGTGAAGTGCGGAAGGGCTCCGGCAATAGGCCCGCGCGTTGCCGTGATCGGGGGCGGAAATACTGCTATTGATGCTGCCCGGTCCGCTCTGCGGCTGGGAGCAGAGGTAACCTTGATCTATCGTCGATCCCGGGAAGAAATGCCGGCGAACTCAGAGGAAGTTATAGCTGCAGAGCAGGAAGGGGTGCGGATCAACTTCTTACAGACTCCGGTTGGCTTCGCTCCCCGTAACGGCGGAGTGGTCATGAGAGGAGTGCGCATGCAGCTCGGGGAACAGGATGAGACAGGTCGAAGGCGACCCTCCCAGGTCCCCGGTTCTGATTTTGACATGGAATTCGACCACGTCATATTAGCGATTGGCGAAGGTCCTGATGCCGCTGTTGTTCCGAAAGAAATCTCCGACAGTGATGGGAAAGTAAAGGCGGACAACCGGGGATTGACAGGCATTAAAAAGGTGTTCAGCGGCGGAGATGTGGTGACAGGTCCCGCCTTCGTTTCCAAGGCCATTGGTATGGGCAAACGTGCAGCACAATCTGTTGAGGATCACCTTCAGAAGGGTTATCCCCGGACGGACCGGAATATCAAGGTCATCCTTCTCAAAGACATGAACATCGATTATTTCGATCGACAGTCCAGGGCTCCAGTGCCTCATCTAAGCTGGTCAGATGCGCGAAAGAGTTTTACCGAGGTCAAGGGGGGATTGTCAGAACAATTGGTGCTTACTGAGGCATCTCGATGCCTTCACTGCGCGGTTCCGCCTGTTTATGATGAAAAGCGCTGCCTGGGGTGCAGCAATTGCGAGCAGCGCTGTCCCCACCAAGCCATTACGATGGTCCGCCGAGATGAGCCATTCGTGGTGGGTGTTGACATGGCTACGGTAGATGCAGGGCGTGTGCGCGAACTTTGCAGGAAAGCGCGGTTTAATCCTGAACAAATCGTCTGTTACTGCACGGAAACACGTGCCGAGGAAATTGCCGCAGCGATCCTGAAAGGGGCCGACAGCCCGGCGGCGATAGGGGCTATGACCGGCGCCGGTTCGGGCTGCTCTGTAGAGTGCATCCAGCCAATGCTTCGGTTTTTGGAGGCTGCCGGAATCGCTGTCATCCCTCCCAAAGGGACGCAATGGTACGGAAGAACGACGACGGCCTGGGAGATTTCCAAGAAGATAACTGAAAAGCCGTCCTACCAAAAATTCCACTTTAAAGACGATCTCAATCTCCTGAATCGAGTTGTAGAAAAAGAAGAAAGGAGGAAGCCATGA